One Salmo trutta chromosome 19, fSalTru1.1, whole genome shotgun sequence genomic window carries:
- the LOC115154061 gene encoding transforming growth factor beta activator LRRC32 isoform X2, which produces MVQHLRRRRLFGWKGTMAAYLWLVLAIVSDVAASLLHPPRQLSPCQVVQNDVFCNDLNLRTVPAKLPHGIQKLDLSRNFLQNLTQEVLAIYTTVHHLNLHSNKIQFIQPGLFKDMTNLQVLDLSSNYLDVFAVSKTSIGPLTAVERLDLSGNGLYTGMTNFFLSEAPALMNLSLNGNSITKVGKETFCGSLALRNIDLHNNVILEIEDGAFDSLLHLSELDLSINSITCITDFNLSKLKVLNLSKNSMECFQTTDSDLEYELLYLDLRENNIHYFPVLPRRNKLMYLDLSRNRLLSVNTTGTADELEHFRDTFVPHTQSGGMSRHQDFSRLKNLNMSYNQIKSIPTSFFCSMVSLVHLNVSNNCIGAFSIDQESPLNSLKTLDLSYNALQNLSFGENTLRSLQELFLQGNFLNIMDSGTFQRLPSIRGLHLQQNYLKVCPLQRKSPQTDHNSQDPPACVSFTSIPSLHLLYLSGNNLEVLPPYAFNGTPLRLLDLSLNPGLDIHQNAFSSLETSLTNLSLRENHIPELNTDLSLLSSLKFVDLSTNKLTTLPLWNKESSIESLNLQNNNLVTLEYNTVLVLERTLKTLYMGSNPLSCCSNPRFLNMLQHSDVVIPDIATVTCQYTENSEPVEVNVGSVTQEQCQKLDSKTVSIIVIVVTALVLIAVLVVLSKVCHPKRRKLNISFRA; this is translated from the exons cACCATGGCAGCCTACCTCTGGCTGGTCCTGGCCATCGTCAGTGATGTTGCAGCATCCTTGTTACATCCCCCACGCCAGCTCTCCCCCTGCCAAGTG GTCCAGAATGACGTGTTCTGTAATGATCTGAACCTGAGGACCGTTCCAGCCAAGCTTCCTCATGGCATTCAAAAGCTTGACCTGTCTCGTAACTTTCTACAAAACCTTACTCAAGAAGTTCTAGCAATCTACACCACCGTTCATCATCTGAACCTCCACTCCAACAAGATCCAGTTCATCCAGCCAGGTCTGTTCAAAGACATGACAAATCTGCAAGTGCTGGACCTCTCCAGTAATTACTTGGATGTTTTTGCTGTTTCGAAAACCAGCATTGGGCCTCTTACGGCTGTGGAGAGGCTTGACCTCTCAGGCAATGGCCTGTACACGGGGATGACCAACTTTTTTCTCAGTGAAGCCCCAGCACTAATGAACCTTTCTCTGAATGGCAACAGTATCACCAAAGTGGGCAAGGAGACCTTTTGCGGATCTTTGGCCTTAAGAAACATTGACCTTCACAACAACGTCATCTTAGAGATTGAGGATGGAGCATTTGACTCGTTGCTCCATCTGTCCGAGCTTGATTTGTCCATTAACTCCATCACTTGCATCACTGACTTTAACCTTTCCAAACTCAAGGTACTGAACCTCAGTAAGAACAGCATGGAGTGCTTCCAAACCACAGATTCAGACCTAGAGTACGAGCTCCTCTACCTCGACCTGAGGGAAAACAATATCCACTACTTCCCCGTTCTCCCCAGAAGGAACAAGCTCATGTACCTGGATTTGTCCAGGAACCGCCTGCTGAGTGTCAATACCACAGGAACAGCCGATGAGCTCGAGCACTTCAGAGACACGTTCGTACCTCACACGCAGTCAGGTGGAATGAGCAGACACCAGGACTTCTCAAGGCTCAAGAACCTCAACATGAGCTACAACCAGATAAAGAGCATACCGACGTCTTTCTTCTGCAGCATGGTGTCCCTTGTGCATCTTAATGTAAGTAATAACTGTATCGGGGCCTTTTCTATAGACCAGGAGAGCCCTCTGAACTCTCTGAAGACCCTGGACCTGAGTTACAATGCCCTGCAAAACCTCTCATTTGGGGAGAACACCCTACGGTCACTGCAGGAACTCTTCTTACAAGGGAACTTCCTCAACATAATGGACTCTGGAACGTTCCAAAGACTGCCCAGCATCAGAGGCCTTCACCTCCAGCAGAATTATCTGAAAGTCTGCCCTTTACAGCGAAAATCACCCCAGACAGACCACAACTCCCAGGATCCTCCAGCATGTGTCTCCTTTACATCAATACCAAGCCTGCACTTGTTGTACCTTTCTGGAAACAATCTTGAGGTTCTGCCACCATATGCCTTCAATGGCACCCCACTCAGGTTGCTGGACTTGTCCCTAAACCCAGGCTTGGACATTCACCAGAATGCTTTCTCTAGTCTAGAGACCTCCCTAACTAATCTCTCACTGAGAGAAAACCACATCCCAGAATTGAACACGGACCTTTCCCTGCTAAGTAGTCTGAAATTTGTGGACCTGTCCACCAACAAGCTGACCACTCTCCCCCTTTGGAACAAGGAGTCCTCCATCGAGTCCCTGAACCTGCAGAACAACAACCTGGTGACCCTGGAGTACAACACAGTCCTGGTCCTGGAGCGGACGCTCAAAACCCTCTATATGGGCTCGAATCCTCTCAGTTGCTGCAGCAACCCCCGCTTCCTCAACATGCTCCAGCACTCCGATGTGGTCATCCCAGACATCGCGACAGTAACCTGCCAGTACACAGAGAACTCGGAGCCAGTGGAGGTGAATGTTGGGAGTGTGACGCAAGAGCAGTGTCAGAAGCTGGACAGTAAGACCGTGAGCATTATCGTCATCGTGGTGACAGCTTTGGTGCTGATTGCGGTGCTGGTGGTGCTCTCCAAGGTGTGCCATCCCAAAAGGCGCAAGCTCAACATCAGCTTCAGGGCCTAA
- the LOC115154061 gene encoding transforming growth factor beta activator LRRC32 isoform X1 gives MKFANVIGGQWTPETLSTMAAYLWLVLAIVSDVAASLLHPPRQLSPCQVVQNDVFCNDLNLRTVPAKLPHGIQKLDLSRNFLQNLTQEVLAIYTTVHHLNLHSNKIQFIQPGLFKDMTNLQVLDLSSNYLDVFAVSKTSIGPLTAVERLDLSGNGLYTGMTNFFLSEAPALMNLSLNGNSITKVGKETFCGSLALRNIDLHNNVILEIEDGAFDSLLHLSELDLSINSITCITDFNLSKLKVLNLSKNSMECFQTTDSDLEYELLYLDLRENNIHYFPVLPRRNKLMYLDLSRNRLLSVNTTGTADELEHFRDTFVPHTQSGGMSRHQDFSRLKNLNMSYNQIKSIPTSFFCSMVSLVHLNVSNNCIGAFSIDQESPLNSLKTLDLSYNALQNLSFGENTLRSLQELFLQGNFLNIMDSGTFQRLPSIRGLHLQQNYLKVCPLQRKSPQTDHNSQDPPACVSFTSIPSLHLLYLSGNNLEVLPPYAFNGTPLRLLDLSLNPGLDIHQNAFSSLETSLTNLSLRENHIPELNTDLSLLSSLKFVDLSTNKLTTLPLWNKESSIESLNLQNNNLVTLEYNTVLVLERTLKTLYMGSNPLSCCSNPRFLNMLQHSDVVIPDIATVTCQYTENSEPVEVNVGSVTQEQCQKLDSKTVSIIVIVVTALVLIAVLVVLSKVCHPKRRKLNISFRA, from the exons ATGAAGTTTGCAAATGTTATTGGCGGTCAGTGGACACCAGAGACATTGAG cACCATGGCAGCCTACCTCTGGCTGGTCCTGGCCATCGTCAGTGATGTTGCAGCATCCTTGTTACATCCCCCACGCCAGCTCTCCCCCTGCCAAGTG GTCCAGAATGACGTGTTCTGTAATGATCTGAACCTGAGGACCGTTCCAGCCAAGCTTCCTCATGGCATTCAAAAGCTTGACCTGTCTCGTAACTTTCTACAAAACCTTACTCAAGAAGTTCTAGCAATCTACACCACCGTTCATCATCTGAACCTCCACTCCAACAAGATCCAGTTCATCCAGCCAGGTCTGTTCAAAGACATGACAAATCTGCAAGTGCTGGACCTCTCCAGTAATTACTTGGATGTTTTTGCTGTTTCGAAAACCAGCATTGGGCCTCTTACGGCTGTGGAGAGGCTTGACCTCTCAGGCAATGGCCTGTACACGGGGATGACCAACTTTTTTCTCAGTGAAGCCCCAGCACTAATGAACCTTTCTCTGAATGGCAACAGTATCACCAAAGTGGGCAAGGAGACCTTTTGCGGATCTTTGGCCTTAAGAAACATTGACCTTCACAACAACGTCATCTTAGAGATTGAGGATGGAGCATTTGACTCGTTGCTCCATCTGTCCGAGCTTGATTTGTCCATTAACTCCATCACTTGCATCACTGACTTTAACCTTTCCAAACTCAAGGTACTGAACCTCAGTAAGAACAGCATGGAGTGCTTCCAAACCACAGATTCAGACCTAGAGTACGAGCTCCTCTACCTCGACCTGAGGGAAAACAATATCCACTACTTCCCCGTTCTCCCCAGAAGGAACAAGCTCATGTACCTGGATTTGTCCAGGAACCGCCTGCTGAGTGTCAATACCACAGGAACAGCCGATGAGCTCGAGCACTTCAGAGACACGTTCGTACCTCACACGCAGTCAGGTGGAATGAGCAGACACCAGGACTTCTCAAGGCTCAAGAACCTCAACATGAGCTACAACCAGATAAAGAGCATACCGACGTCTTTCTTCTGCAGCATGGTGTCCCTTGTGCATCTTAATGTAAGTAATAACTGTATCGGGGCCTTTTCTATAGACCAGGAGAGCCCTCTGAACTCTCTGAAGACCCTGGACCTGAGTTACAATGCCCTGCAAAACCTCTCATTTGGGGAGAACACCCTACGGTCACTGCAGGAACTCTTCTTACAAGGGAACTTCCTCAACATAATGGACTCTGGAACGTTCCAAAGACTGCCCAGCATCAGAGGCCTTCACCTCCAGCAGAATTATCTGAAAGTCTGCCCTTTACAGCGAAAATCACCCCAGACAGACCACAACTCCCAGGATCCTCCAGCATGTGTCTCCTTTACATCAATACCAAGCCTGCACTTGTTGTACCTTTCTGGAAACAATCTTGAGGTTCTGCCACCATATGCCTTCAATGGCACCCCACTCAGGTTGCTGGACTTGTCCCTAAACCCAGGCTTGGACATTCACCAGAATGCTTTCTCTAGTCTAGAGACCTCCCTAACTAATCTCTCACTGAGAGAAAACCACATCCCAGAATTGAACACGGACCTTTCCCTGCTAAGTAGTCTGAAATTTGTGGACCTGTCCACCAACAAGCTGACCACTCTCCCCCTTTGGAACAAGGAGTCCTCCATCGAGTCCCTGAACCTGCAGAACAACAACCTGGTGACCCTGGAGTACAACACAGTCCTGGTCCTGGAGCGGACGCTCAAAACCCTCTATATGGGCTCGAATCCTCTCAGTTGCTGCAGCAACCCCCGCTTCCTCAACATGCTCCAGCACTCCGATGTGGTCATCCCAGACATCGCGACAGTAACCTGCCAGTACACAGAGAACTCGGAGCCAGTGGAGGTGAATGTTGGGAGTGTGACGCAAGAGCAGTGTCAGAAGCTGGACAGTAAGACCGTGAGCATTATCGTCATCGTGGTGACAGCTTTGGTGCTGATTGCGGTGCTGGTGGTGCTCTCCAAGGTGTGCCATCCCAAAAGGCGCAAGCTCAACATCAGCTTCAGGGCCTAA
- the LOC115154061 gene encoding transforming growth factor beta activator LRRC32 isoform X3 has protein sequence MAAYLWLVLAIVSDVAASLLHPPRQLSPCQVVQNDVFCNDLNLRTVPAKLPHGIQKLDLSRNFLQNLTQEVLAIYTTVHHLNLHSNKIQFIQPGLFKDMTNLQVLDLSSNYLDVFAVSKTSIGPLTAVERLDLSGNGLYTGMTNFFLSEAPALMNLSLNGNSITKVGKETFCGSLALRNIDLHNNVILEIEDGAFDSLLHLSELDLSINSITCITDFNLSKLKVLNLSKNSMECFQTTDSDLEYELLYLDLRENNIHYFPVLPRRNKLMYLDLSRNRLLSVNTTGTADELEHFRDTFVPHTQSGGMSRHQDFSRLKNLNMSYNQIKSIPTSFFCSMVSLVHLNVSNNCIGAFSIDQESPLNSLKTLDLSYNALQNLSFGENTLRSLQELFLQGNFLNIMDSGTFQRLPSIRGLHLQQNYLKVCPLQRKSPQTDHNSQDPPACVSFTSIPSLHLLYLSGNNLEVLPPYAFNGTPLRLLDLSLNPGLDIHQNAFSSLETSLTNLSLRENHIPELNTDLSLLSSLKFVDLSTNKLTTLPLWNKESSIESLNLQNNNLVTLEYNTVLVLERTLKTLYMGSNPLSCCSNPRFLNMLQHSDVVIPDIATVTCQYTENSEPVEVNVGSVTQEQCQKLDSKTVSIIVIVVTALVLIAVLVVLSKVCHPKRRKLNISFRA, from the exons ATGGCAGCCTACCTCTGGCTGGTCCTGGCCATCGTCAGTGATGTTGCAGCATCCTTGTTACATCCCCCACGCCAGCTCTCCCCCTGCCAAGTG GTCCAGAATGACGTGTTCTGTAATGATCTGAACCTGAGGACCGTTCCAGCCAAGCTTCCTCATGGCATTCAAAAGCTTGACCTGTCTCGTAACTTTCTACAAAACCTTACTCAAGAAGTTCTAGCAATCTACACCACCGTTCATCATCTGAACCTCCACTCCAACAAGATCCAGTTCATCCAGCCAGGTCTGTTCAAAGACATGACAAATCTGCAAGTGCTGGACCTCTCCAGTAATTACTTGGATGTTTTTGCTGTTTCGAAAACCAGCATTGGGCCTCTTACGGCTGTGGAGAGGCTTGACCTCTCAGGCAATGGCCTGTACACGGGGATGACCAACTTTTTTCTCAGTGAAGCCCCAGCACTAATGAACCTTTCTCTGAATGGCAACAGTATCACCAAAGTGGGCAAGGAGACCTTTTGCGGATCTTTGGCCTTAAGAAACATTGACCTTCACAACAACGTCATCTTAGAGATTGAGGATGGAGCATTTGACTCGTTGCTCCATCTGTCCGAGCTTGATTTGTCCATTAACTCCATCACTTGCATCACTGACTTTAACCTTTCCAAACTCAAGGTACTGAACCTCAGTAAGAACAGCATGGAGTGCTTCCAAACCACAGATTCAGACCTAGAGTACGAGCTCCTCTACCTCGACCTGAGGGAAAACAATATCCACTACTTCCCCGTTCTCCCCAGAAGGAACAAGCTCATGTACCTGGATTTGTCCAGGAACCGCCTGCTGAGTGTCAATACCACAGGAACAGCCGATGAGCTCGAGCACTTCAGAGACACGTTCGTACCTCACACGCAGTCAGGTGGAATGAGCAGACACCAGGACTTCTCAAGGCTCAAGAACCTCAACATGAGCTACAACCAGATAAAGAGCATACCGACGTCTTTCTTCTGCAGCATGGTGTCCCTTGTGCATCTTAATGTAAGTAATAACTGTATCGGGGCCTTTTCTATAGACCAGGAGAGCCCTCTGAACTCTCTGAAGACCCTGGACCTGAGTTACAATGCCCTGCAAAACCTCTCATTTGGGGAGAACACCCTACGGTCACTGCAGGAACTCTTCTTACAAGGGAACTTCCTCAACATAATGGACTCTGGAACGTTCCAAAGACTGCCCAGCATCAGAGGCCTTCACCTCCAGCAGAATTATCTGAAAGTCTGCCCTTTACAGCGAAAATCACCCCAGACAGACCACAACTCCCAGGATCCTCCAGCATGTGTCTCCTTTACATCAATACCAAGCCTGCACTTGTTGTACCTTTCTGGAAACAATCTTGAGGTTCTGCCACCATATGCCTTCAATGGCACCCCACTCAGGTTGCTGGACTTGTCCCTAAACCCAGGCTTGGACATTCACCAGAATGCTTTCTCTAGTCTAGAGACCTCCCTAACTAATCTCTCACTGAGAGAAAACCACATCCCAGAATTGAACACGGACCTTTCCCTGCTAAGTAGTCTGAAATTTGTGGACCTGTCCACCAACAAGCTGACCACTCTCCCCCTTTGGAACAAGGAGTCCTCCATCGAGTCCCTGAACCTGCAGAACAACAACCTGGTGACCCTGGAGTACAACACAGTCCTGGTCCTGGAGCGGACGCTCAAAACCCTCTATATGGGCTCGAATCCTCTCAGTTGCTGCAGCAACCCCCGCTTCCTCAACATGCTCCAGCACTCCGATGTGGTCATCCCAGACATCGCGACAGTAACCTGCCAGTACACAGAGAACTCGGAGCCAGTGGAGGTGAATGTTGGGAGTGTGACGCAAGAGCAGTGTCAGAAGCTGGACAGTAAGACCGTGAGCATTATCGTCATCGTGGTGACAGCTTTGGTGCTGATTGCGGTGCTGGTGGTGCTCTCCAAGGTGTGCCATCCCAAAAGGCGCAAGCTCAACATCAGCTTCAGGGCCTAA